A stretch of Mycobacterium sp. ITM-2016-00316 DNA encodes these proteins:
- a CDS encoding segregation/condensation protein A: MTDAAAPEAAQGFQVRLSNFEGPFDLLLQLIFGHRLDVTEVALHQVTDEFIAYTKEIGRQLELDETTAFLVIAATLLDLKAARLLPAGEVHDEEDLALLEVRDLLFARLLQYRAFKHVAEMFAELEAAALRSYPRAVSLEPQFEELLPEVMLGVDADRFAQIAATAFTPRPVPTVRLDHLHIQSVSVPEQAKRLMGLLESRGVGQWASFSELVADCEGAMEIVGRFLALLELYRARAVAFEQVEPLGVLQVSWTGDRPTNEHLAAAVEEDQ; encoded by the coding sequence GTGACCGACGCGGCTGCTCCGGAGGCCGCCCAGGGTTTCCAGGTCCGGCTGAGCAACTTCGAGGGCCCGTTCGATCTGCTGCTGCAGCTGATCTTCGGCCACCGCCTCGACGTCACCGAGGTCGCGCTGCACCAGGTGACCGACGAGTTCATCGCCTACACCAAGGAGATCGGCCGCCAGCTCGAGCTCGACGAGACGACGGCGTTCCTGGTGATTGCCGCCACACTCCTGGACCTCAAGGCCGCCCGGCTACTGCCGGCGGGTGAGGTGCACGACGAGGAAGATCTCGCCCTGCTGGAAGTGCGCGATCTGTTGTTCGCACGGCTGCTGCAGTACCGCGCGTTCAAGCACGTCGCCGAGATGTTCGCCGAGCTGGAGGCCGCCGCGCTGCGCAGCTACCCGCGCGCGGTCTCCCTGGAACCGCAGTTCGAGGAGCTGTTACCCGAGGTCATGCTGGGTGTGGACGCCGACAGGTTCGCTCAGATCGCCGCGACGGCGTTCACCCCGCGACCGGTCCCGACGGTGCGCCTGGACCATCTGCACATCCAGTCCGTCTCGGTGCCCGAGCAGGCCAAACGGCTGATGGGGCTGCTGGAGAGCCGGGGCGTCGGGCAGTGGGCGTCGTTCTCCGAGCTGGTCGCGGACTGCGAGGGGGCGATGGAGATCGTCGGCCGCTTCCTGGCGCTGTTGGAGCTGTACCGGGCCAGGGCGGTAGCATTCGAGCAAGTAGAACCGCTTGGTGTGCTCCAGGTTTCGTGGACCGGAGATCGGCCAACCAACGAACACCTCGCAGCCGCCGTGGAAGAAGACCAATGA
- a CDS encoding O-methyltransferase, protein MSLTRRLPFLRWSFIRLAWGARNITTTGQIGDGREAAAADFVETRARAGDLDDVIAAIDRFAYEHSYLINVGDEKGLLLDAAVRRVSPSTALELGTYCGYGALRIARAAPQARVFSVELSAANAEVARRIWAHAGVADRVTCVVGTIGDGGATLDALDFAPGELDFVFLDHDKDAYLTDLRTILDRGWLRTGAVVVADNVGIPGAPRYRAYMKEHQGTSWRTVEHKTHAEYQTLLPDLVLESDYLGG, encoded by the coding sequence ATGAGCCTGACCAGACGGCTGCCGTTCCTGCGCTGGTCGTTCATCCGGCTGGCCTGGGGTGCCCGCAACATCACCACCACGGGTCAGATCGGCGACGGCCGCGAAGCTGCCGCCGCGGACTTCGTGGAGACCCGTGCGCGCGCCGGGGACCTCGACGACGTCATCGCCGCCATCGACCGCTTCGCCTACGAGCACTCCTATCTGATCAACGTCGGCGACGAAAAAGGACTGCTGCTGGACGCCGCGGTCCGGCGGGTATCGCCGTCGACCGCTCTGGAGCTGGGCACCTACTGCGGATACGGCGCGCTGCGCATCGCCCGGGCCGCCCCGCAGGCACGGGTGTTCTCGGTGGAGTTGTCGGCGGCCAACGCCGAGGTGGCCCGCCGGATCTGGGCCCACGCCGGCGTCGCCGACCGCGTCACCTGCGTCGTCGGCACCATCGGTGACGGCGGGGCCACGCTGGACGCGCTGGACTTCGCGCCCGGGGAACTGGACTTCGTGTTCCTCGACCACGACAAGGACGCCTACCTGACCGATCTGCGCACCATCCTGGACCGGGGCTGGCTGCGTACCGGGGCCGTGGTCGTCGCCGACAACGTCGGGATCCCCGGCGCCCCGCGGTACCGCGCGTACATGAAGGAACACCAGGGCACCTCGTGGCGGACAGTCGAGCACAAGACGCACGCCGAGTACCAGACGCTGCTGCCCGATCTGGTGCTGGAGTCCGATTACCTGGGCGGTTAA
- a CDS encoding ParA family protein, giving the protein MRGCSVSEDEAAPEIGLTGRPPRDIPEPRPRSVHGPAKVIAMCNQKGGVGKTTSTINLGASLAEYGRRVLLVDLDPQGALSAGLGVPHYELDHTVHNLLIEPRVSIEQVIINTRVPGLDLVPSNIDLSAAEIQLVNEVGREQSLARALYPVLDRYDYVLIDCQPSLGLLTVNGLACSDGVIIPTECEYFSLRGLALLTDTVEKVKDRLNPKLEISGILVTRFDHRTVNAREVMARVVERFGDLVFDTVITRTVRFPETSVAGEPITSWAPKSSGALAYRALAREVIARFGS; this is encoded by the coding sequence CTGCGTGGCTGCAGCGTGAGCGAAGACGAGGCAGCCCCGGAAATCGGCCTTACCGGCCGCCCGCCCCGCGACATTCCAGAACCCCGCCCACGCAGCGTGCACGGACCCGCAAAGGTCATCGCGATGTGCAATCAGAAGGGTGGCGTCGGCAAGACCACCTCGACGATCAACCTGGGCGCCAGCCTGGCCGAATACGGCCGCCGGGTGCTGCTGGTCGACCTGGACCCGCAGGGCGCGCTGTCCGCGGGGCTCGGGGTGCCGCACTACGAACTCGACCACACCGTGCACAACCTGCTGATCGAGCCGCGGGTGTCCATCGAACAGGTGATCATCAACACCCGGGTCCCCGGGCTGGACCTGGTGCCCAGCAATATCGACCTGTCGGCCGCGGAGATCCAGCTGGTCAACGAGGTGGGCCGCGAACAGTCGCTGGCCCGTGCGCTGTACCCGGTGCTCGACCGCTACGACTACGTGCTCATCGACTGCCAGCCGTCGCTCGGCCTGCTCACCGTGAACGGGCTGGCCTGCTCCGATGGCGTGATCATCCCGACCGAGTGCGAGTACTTCTCGCTGCGCGGGCTGGCGCTGCTCACCGACACCGTCGAGAAGGTGAAGGACCGCCTCAACCCCAAGCTGGAGATCAGCGGCATCCTGGTCACCCGGTTCGACCATCGGACCGTCAACGCCCGCGAGGTGATGGCCCGAGTGGTCGAACGGTTCGGCGATCTGGTGTTCGACACCGTCATCACCCGCACCGTGCGATTCCCGGAAACCAGCGTGGCCGGCGAGCCGATCACCAGCTGGGCACCGAAATCGTCTGGTGCCCTGGCATATCGGGCCTTGGCCCGCGAGGTCATCGCCCGGTTCGGGTCGTGA
- a CDS encoding CTP synthase, with product MPGQAKLRKHPQTATKHLFVSGGVASSLGKGLTASSLGQLLTARGLQVTMQKLDPYLNVDPGTMNPFQHGEVFVTEDGAETDLDVGHYERFLDRNLSGSANVTTGQVYSSVIAKERRGEYLGDTVQVIPHITDEIKSRILAMAEPDAQGNRPDVVITEIGGTVGDIESLPFLEAARQVRHEVGRDNVFFLHVSLVPYLAPSGELKTKPTQHSVAALRSIGIAPDALILRCDRDVPEGLKNKIALMCDVDIDGVISTPDAPSIYDIPKVLHREELDAYVVRKLNLPFRDVDWTQWNDLLQRVHEPQETVRIALVGKYIDLSDAYLSVAEALRAGGFAHRAKVDIRWIASDDCETDAGAIAALEDVHGVLIPGGFGIRGIDGKIGAIRYARKRGVPVLGLCLGLQCIVIEAARSVGLTEASSAEFDPDTPDPVIATMADQLDAVAGEADLGGTMRLGAYPAVLEPGSIVAKAYDATEVSERHRHRYEVNNTYRDRIAESGLKFSGTSPDGHLVEFVEYGADVHPFLVGTQAHPELKSRPTRPHPLFAAFIGAALEYKAGELLPLEQLSRSNGAEVEEAEPAHRG from the coding sequence TTGCCCGGTCAAGCGAAGTTACGCAAGCACCCGCAGACCGCGACCAAACACCTCTTCGTCAGCGGTGGTGTCGCGTCCTCACTCGGGAAAGGCCTGACGGCCAGTAGCCTCGGCCAGTTGCTCACCGCCCGCGGGTTGCAGGTGACGATGCAGAAGCTCGATCCCTACCTCAATGTCGATCCCGGCACCATGAACCCGTTCCAGCACGGTGAGGTGTTCGTCACCGAAGACGGCGCGGAGACCGACCTCGACGTCGGCCACTACGAGCGTTTCCTGGACCGGAACCTGTCCGGGTCGGCCAACGTGACCACCGGTCAGGTGTACTCCTCGGTGATCGCCAAGGAACGCCGCGGTGAGTACCTCGGCGACACCGTCCAGGTGATCCCGCACATCACCGACGAGATCAAAAGCCGCATCCTGGCGATGGCCGAGCCGGACGCCCAGGGCAACCGGCCCGATGTGGTGATCACCGAGATCGGCGGCACCGTCGGCGATATCGAATCACTGCCGTTCCTGGAGGCCGCCCGGCAGGTCCGCCACGAGGTGGGCCGCGACAACGTGTTCTTTCTGCACGTCTCGCTGGTGCCGTACCTGGCGCCCTCCGGTGAGCTCAAGACCAAACCCACCCAGCATTCGGTGGCCGCCCTGCGCAGCATCGGTATCGCACCCGACGCGCTGATCCTGCGATGCGACCGCGACGTGCCCGAGGGCCTGAAGAACAAGATCGCGCTGATGTGTGACGTCGACATCGACGGCGTCATCTCCACCCCGGACGCGCCGTCGATCTACGACATCCCCAAGGTCCTGCACCGCGAGGAACTCGACGCCTACGTCGTGCGCAAGCTCAACCTGCCCTTCCGCGACGTCGACTGGACGCAGTGGAACGACCTGCTCCAGCGCGTGCACGAACCCCAGGAGACCGTCCGGATCGCGTTGGTGGGCAAGTACATCGACCTCTCCGATGCCTACCTGTCGGTGGCCGAGGCGCTGCGTGCCGGCGGGTTCGCCCATCGCGCCAAGGTCGACATCCGGTGGATCGCCTCCGACGACTGCGAGACCGATGCCGGTGCCATCGCCGCGCTGGAGGATGTGCACGGCGTGCTGATCCCCGGGGGCTTCGGCATCCGCGGCATCGACGGCAAGATCGGTGCCATCCGCTACGCCCGCAAGCGGGGTGTGCCGGTGCTCGGTCTGTGCCTGGGTCTGCAGTGCATCGTCATCGAGGCGGCGCGCTCGGTGGGGCTGACCGAGGCCAGCTCCGCCGAGTTCGATCCGGACACCCCGGACCCGGTGATCGCCACCATGGCCGATCAACTCGACGCCGTCGCCGGTGAGGCCGACCTGGGCGGCACGATGCGCCTGGGCGCCTACCCGGCGGTGCTGGAGCCGGGATCGATTGTGGCGAAGGCCTACGACGCCACCGAGGTCTCCGAACGGCATCGGCACCGCTACGAGGTCAACAACACCTACCGGGACCGGATCGCCGAGAGCGGGTTGAAGTTCTCCGGCACCTCACCGGATGGGCACCTGGTCGAATTCGTCGAGTACGGCGCCGATGTGCATCCCTTCCTGGTGGGCACCCAGGCGCACCCCGAGCTCAAGAGCCGCCCGACCCGTCCGCATCCGTTGTTCGCCGCCTTCATCGGCGCGGCGCTGGAGTACAAGGCCGGCGAATTGCTTCCGTTGGAGCAACTGTCGCGCTCCAATGGCGCCGAGGTCGAGGAAGCCGAACCGGCCCACCGTGGCTGA
- the xerD gene encoding site-specific tyrosine recombinase XerD, which translates to MGVLDEQIQGYLDHLTIERGVAANTLSSYRRDLRRYAEHLTGRAIADLRAVGEADVSDFLIALRKGDPDNGITALSAVSAARTLVAVRGLHRFLAAEGVVEVDVARAVKPPTPTRRLPKSLTLDEVVSLLEAAGGERESDGPLTLRNRALLEVLYSTGARISEAVGLDLDDVDTESRSVLLRGKGGKQRLVPIGRPAVSALDTYLVRGRPDLARRGKGTPGIFLNARGGRLSRQSAWQVLQDSAEAAGIAAAVSPHTMRHSFATHLLDGGADVRVVQELLGHASVTTTQIYTLVTVSALREVWAGAHPRAR; encoded by the coding sequence ATGGGTGTGCTCGACGAACAGATCCAGGGCTATCTGGACCACCTGACCATCGAGCGTGGCGTCGCGGCCAACACCCTGAGCTCCTACCGGCGCGACCTGCGCCGCTACGCCGAACACCTGACCGGTCGCGCCATCGCCGATCTGCGGGCGGTCGGGGAGGCCGATGTCAGCGACTTCCTGATCGCGCTGCGCAAGGGCGACCCGGACAACGGCATCACCGCGCTGTCGGCGGTGTCTGCGGCGCGCACCCTCGTCGCGGTCCGCGGGCTGCACCGCTTTCTCGCCGCGGAGGGCGTCGTCGAGGTCGATGTGGCCCGCGCCGTCAAACCCCCGACCCCGACCCGGCGGCTGCCCAAGAGCCTCACCCTCGACGAAGTCGTCTCGCTGCTGGAGGCCGCCGGCGGCGAACGCGAATCCGACGGACCCCTGACCCTGCGCAACCGCGCGCTGCTGGAAGTCCTGTATTCGACCGGCGCCCGGATCTCCGAGGCGGTCGGCCTGGACCTCGACGATGTGGACACCGAATCCCGCTCGGTGCTGCTGCGCGGCAAGGGCGGCAAGCAGCGCCTGGTGCCCATCGGCAGGCCCGCGGTCAGCGCGCTGGACACCTACCTGGTGCGCGGACGCCCCGACCTGGCGCGCCGCGGCAAGGGCACCCCGGGCATCTTCCTCAACGCCCGCGGTGGCCGGCTGTCCCGGCAGAGCGCGTGGCAGGTGCTGCAAGATTCCGCCGAGGCGGCGGGGATCGCCGCGGCGGTCTCACCGCACACCATGCGGCACTCGTTCGCCACCCATCTGCTCGACGGCGGCGCTGATGTGCGCGTCGTGCAGGAACTGTTGGGGCACGCCTCGGTGACCACCACGCAGATCTACACGCTGGTGACCGTCAGCGCGCTCCGTGAAGTCTGGGCAGGGGCGCACCCGCGGGCCCGTTAA
- a CDS encoding NUDIX hydrolase, protein MAEHDFVTESSETVYAGKILALRLDEVQMPRGAVARREVVEHFGAVAVVALDDDDRVAMVYQYRHPVGRRLWEIPAGLLDVGGEAPALTAARELHEEAGLVAENWSVLADIVTSPGFSDESVRIFLATGLSEIGRPEAEHEEADLTLDWLPLAAAVQQVLAGEIVNSIAVAGILAAYAVSDRSALRPADSPWTDLPHAFAARQD, encoded by the coding sequence GTGGCTGAACACGATTTCGTCACCGAGTCCAGCGAGACCGTCTACGCCGGAAAGATTCTCGCTCTTCGCCTCGACGAGGTGCAGATGCCCCGCGGCGCGGTGGCCCGGCGCGAGGTGGTCGAGCATTTCGGTGCGGTCGCGGTCGTCGCACTCGACGACGACGACCGGGTCGCCATGGTCTATCAGTACCGGCACCCGGTGGGTCGCCGGCTCTGGGAGATTCCGGCCGGCCTGCTCGATGTGGGTGGGGAAGCCCCGGCGTTGACCGCCGCCCGGGAACTGCACGAGGAAGCCGGCCTGGTCGCCGAGAACTGGTCGGTGCTGGCCGACATCGTGACCTCACCCGGTTTCAGCGACGAGAGCGTGCGGATCTTCCTGGCGACCGGGCTCTCGGAGATCGGGCGGCCCGAAGCCGAGCACGAAGAGGCCGATCTGACACTGGACTGGCTGCCCCTCGCCGCAGCGGTGCAGCAGGTGCTGGCCGGTGAGATCGTCAATTCGATTGCGGTGGCCGGGATTCTGGCCGCATACGCGGTGTCCGACCGATCCGCGCTGCGGCCGGCGGACAGCCCGTGGACGGATCTGCCGCACGCCTTCGCGGCCCGACAGGACTGA